A stretch of the Pedobacter sp. MC2016-14 genome encodes the following:
- a CDS encoding class I SAM-dependent methyltransferase: MKLNNYDKIAKYYDFLSRMVFFKSQVNAQKQQLALVPANSKVLIVGGGTGWILDEIAKLHPQGLEIIYVEISANMLELAKKRKYGNNSLEFVHLPIEEFVEQQSFDVILTAFLFDNFAKDRVKQVFSKLNYLLKPGGLWLFTDFVQQPRQSKIWQSLLLKTMYLFFRKLSNVEASHLIDTGAEFKQCGYLKLEEKDYYRGFIKSIVYKKAV; encoded by the coding sequence ATGAAACTGAACAACTATGATAAAATAGCAAAGTATTATGACTTTCTGAGCAGGATGGTCTTTTTTAAATCGCAGGTAAATGCCCAAAAGCAGCAGCTTGCACTAGTTCCCGCCAACAGCAAAGTATTGATTGTAGGTGGAGGGACCGGTTGGATTCTGGATGAAATTGCTAAACTACATCCCCAGGGATTGGAGATTATTTATGTTGAAATATCCGCTAACATGCTTGAACTGGCAAAAAAAAGGAAATATGGCAACAACAGTTTAGAGTTTGTACACCTGCCCATAGAGGAATTTGTGGAGCAACAATCTTTTGATGTGATCCTTACGGCATTTCTGTTTGATAATTTCGCCAAAGACAGGGTAAAACAGGTGTTTTCTAAACTCAACTATTTGCTTAAACCCGGTGGATTATGGCTTTTTACAGATTTCGTTCAGCAGCCCCGGCAAAGTAAAATATGGCAATCTTTATTGCTTAAAACAATGTACCTGTTTTTCAGGAAGCTCTCTAATGTGGAAGCAAGCCATTTAATAGACACTGGTGCCGAATTTAAGCAGTGCGGATATCTAAAATTGGAGGAAAAAGATTATTACAGGGGATTTATAAAATCAATAGTTTACAAGAAAGCTGTATAA